The following are from one region of the Paenibacillus protaetiae genome:
- a CDS encoding copper resistance D family protein produces MIYVSEALLYVCFALLMGTFVLRIVPEHRRPDIHVHNGLLFAAAIAVPILSYAPIHKTAVLFSKDFDMSYFTILKQILTEINSGKAWLWTLIGSAGLAVLLALKSFRNDKHMPKVGLFITFLLVIWLGYGSHSASIEGTKGIVVHTAHFLAVTVWIGILFVAGWFARSSQNWDSFLRWFSPVAIICVLLAIAAGILLMTFTAPQYLDSWMLPYGQMLLIKHLLIVPLLVFAYTNGVAYRSKIKKDKQFNPRPWLKAESVVALLVFIATGILGQQTPPHNVQQTLQSVSPSPWFSGLYKGHFSPDIQLHLSLHPEALLLFAAAAVMIAGMAAMYRSNRLIPAFAMGILVSVFGYFGLMFAIA; encoded by the coding sequence ATGATCTATGTCAGCGAGGCATTACTGTATGTTTGCTTCGCCCTGTTAATGGGCACTTTCGTGTTAAGAATCGTGCCGGAACATCGCAGGCCGGATATCCATGTGCATAACGGCCTGCTTTTTGCCGCTGCGATTGCCGTCCCCATCCTGTCTTATGCGCCTATCCATAAAACCGCCGTTTTGTTCTCCAAAGATTTTGACATGTCCTACTTTACTATTTTGAAGCAGATTTTAACTGAAATTAATTCGGGCAAAGCTTGGCTGTGGACGCTGATCGGCTCTGCCGGCCTCGCTGTCCTGCTCGCTCTGAAGTCGTTCCGGAATGACAAGCATATGCCGAAGGTCGGGCTGTTTATTACGTTCCTGCTTGTTATATGGCTTGGCTACGGAAGCCATTCGGCGTCTATTGAAGGCACAAAAGGCATTGTTGTACATACAGCACACTTTTTGGCGGTGACGGTATGGATCGGCATCTTGTTTGTGGCCGGATGGTTTGCCCGCAGCTCCCAAAACTGGGATTCGTTCCTGCGCTGGTTTTCCCCGGTCGCCATCATATGCGTCCTTCTGGCCATCGCTGCCGGCATACTGCTGATGACCTTTACCGCGCCGCAATATTTGGATTCCTGGATGCTGCCTTACGGGCAGATGCTGCTGATCAAACATTTGCTCATTGTACCGCTGCTTGTCTTTGCCTATACGAACGGAGTCGCTTACCGGAGCAAAATAAAAAAAGATAAACAATTTAATCCGCGCCCGTGGCTAAAAGCGGAAAGTGTTGTCGCGCTGCTTGTCTTTATTGCAACAGGGATATTGGGACAGCAGACACCGCCGCATAATGTTCAGCAGACACTGCAGTCCGTTTCGCCGTCTCCTTGGTTTTCCGGTCTTTATAAAGGGCATTTCAGCCCGGATATTCAACTTCATTTGTCTCTTCATCCCGAAGCTTTGCTGCTGTTTGCCGCTGCTGCGGTCATGATCGCCGGCATGGCCGCGATGTACCGCAGCAATCGCCTTATCCCTGCATTTGCAATGGGCATCCTTGTTTCGGTGTTCGGTTACTTTGGCCTTATGTTCGCTATTGCCTAA
- a CDS encoding replication-associated recombination protein A: MDLFSYQEAERPLARLLADRMRPEHLDEYIGQEHVVGPGKLLRRAIEGDQVSSILLYGPPGCGKTTLAHIISKRTAGEFVKLNAVDATVKDVREVIERAKMNKTMYGTKTILFLDEVHRFNTSRQDALLPAVEQGIIIFIGATTENPFHHVNGALLSRSTLFQLEPLTKKHALQAMEHALADKERGLGFMSIHADQEALEHIAAMAGGDIRRALNALELAAVTTPSEPDGSVRITMEVAQESIRNRAVRADESTQYDVLSAFHKSIRGSSDAALYWFLYAVDKLGMDPMVFLRRLIVACSEDIGLANPQAMVQAVTAMDAYHKIGFPEAKYNIAQAILFAVESPKSNAIALALGSAANAIETAGITEVPLHLRDTHYKGAAQLGHEGYKYPHDYPGHYVKQQYLPDRLDGMSFYKASEQGTEFKIRQNQERRRGNGKLSAAERENK; encoded by the coding sequence ATGGATTTATTCAGCTATCAGGAAGCGGAACGGCCGCTTGCCCGCCTGCTTGCAGACCGGATGCGGCCTGAGCATTTGGATGAATATATCGGGCAGGAGCATGTTGTTGGCCCCGGCAAGCTGCTGCGCAGAGCGATTGAAGGCGACCAGGTGTCGTCTATATTGCTGTACGGCCCTCCAGGCTGCGGCAAAACAACGCTTGCCCATATTATTTCGAAGCGGACAGCTGGGGAATTTGTTAAGCTGAACGCGGTGGATGCGACGGTAAAGGATGTCCGTGAAGTGATCGAGCGGGCGAAGATGAACAAAACGATGTACGGAACCAAAACCATATTGTTTTTGGATGAGGTGCACCGCTTTAACACATCAAGGCAGGATGCGCTTTTGCCGGCTGTCGAGCAGGGGATCATTATTTTTATCGGCGCAACAACGGAAAATCCGTTCCATCATGTAAACGGCGCCTTGCTGTCCCGTTCCACGTTGTTTCAGCTGGAGCCGCTGACGAAAAAACATGCGCTGCAGGCGATGGAACATGCACTGGCGGACAAGGAACGCGGGCTTGGCTTTATGAGCATCCACGCCGATCAGGAGGCGCTGGAGCATATCGCCGCCATGGCCGGAGGGGATATCCGGCGCGCGCTGAATGCGCTGGAGCTGGCAGCTGTGACCACGCCTTCGGAGCCGGACGGCTCCGTGCGCATTACGATGGAGGTGGCGCAGGAGTCGATTCGCAACCGGGCGGTAAGAGCGGACGAGTCGACCCAATACGATGTATTGTCGGCTTTTCACAAAAGCATCCGAGGTTCAAGCGATGCGGCTTTGTACTGGTTTTTGTATGCAGTCGACAAGCTGGGGATGGATCCGATGGTGTTTTTGCGCCGGCTGATCGTTGCCTGCAGCGAAGATATTGGCCTTGCGAATCCGCAGGCGATGGTGCAGGCGGTTACGGCGATGGACGCCTATCATAAGATCGGCTTCCCGGAAGCCAAATACAACATTGCGCAGGCGATATTGTTTGCGGTGGAAAGCCCTAAATCCAACGCGATTGCGCTGGCGCTCGGCAGCGCGGCTAATGCAATTGAAACGGCAGGCATAACGGAAGTGCCGCTGCATTTGCGCGATACCCATTACAAAGGTGCGGCACAGCTGGGGCATGAAGGTTATAAATATCCGCATGATTATCCGGGCCATTATGTGAAGCAGCAATATTTGCCGGACCGGCTGGACGGGATGTCGTTCTATAAGGCAAGCGAGCAGGGGACGGAGTTTAAAATCCGGCAAAACCAAGAGCGCAGACGGGGAAACGGTAAGCTTTCAGCCGCGGAGCGGGAAAATAAATAA